The Bacillus zhangzhouensis region TATACGACAGACCGTTACTTATGGAAAGATATTGAGAAAGAAATAGTAGAAGTTTTGGCAAAAATATAAACCAAAAGACTACTTCGCCGCAATGGGAAGTAGTCTTTTTTTAACTTGCTTTTGCGTTTTACCTACAAAACACCGCATAAAGATGTAGAAAACCGCAGAATTCTATCAAATACCGCAGAAAACCGCAAAGCACCACGATTTTCCCAACCACTTTTTATTGAAAAACCCCATATAACCTATGAAATCAATCATTTTGCCCTTATCAAAAGGATCATATAACGCACAACGGTTGGCTTTTTCCCAATACAAGAGGCCCAGCAACTATAGTAATCTAGTTGTAATCTCCTTTGAACGAACTAAAAAAATGACGGAAAAGGACAGGCGATCAATTTATGAAAAAAATCATCTATCTCGATAAAGAAAAAAAGAAGCTCGCTGAATCGAAAAAAAGAGAACAGCGTTCCATCAAATCACTAAGACTGCTTGTGTTTTATGACGGACAAAGTCCTTCATGTGCAAAAGCAATTGACTTGTTAAAATCACTCGATTGGAAAAATCGGATTCACTTTGAATCCTTTAGAAACTCGCAGCTGCTCAGGCTGAATAAAATAAGTGAAGAGAAAGCAGAAAAACGAATCGTGTCTATTTCCTTAGCTAAAAATCAAAAGAATTCAGGGATCTATACTTGGCTGCGTATGGCTTGCCATATCCCTGCATTGTGGGGAACGGTCCCATTCATCGTGCTCAGTATTTGGCTGGGCTTTGGACAGCATGCGTACGATTTCTTTGCAAAAAGACGGTATATTCATTCTGTCAAACGGATGAACCATCATGATACAGATCAACAAAAGACCATTTAATAAATAGAAAAAGCATGACCTTCGATCGGCAGAAGGTCATGCTTTTTTGTAATAGGGAAGATATACTGTTAAATGATCTAGCAGCTTCTTTGTGTAGAACTTATATGCCTGCTCATCAAGCTCAGCACCTGCATAGGTAAGCAAGGTTCTAAGAGCAAACAAATATTCACTGTGCAGCGCATTGTGTTCAAAATAAGGAAGGGCTGCTTCGACCAAATAGGTTTTCAAATCAAGAGGATTTTCCTCAATCATTAATTTATAGATTTTGATCATATATAAACACTTTGGCTGAATACGAGGCTGTTTTAAGAGCTCATGTATGTAGGGAAGTGCTTTTTTTCGGTCATATTCAGCATATAGTGTCGCAATTTCATATAGCGTTTCACAGTAACGGTCTTCTATCTGTTGTTGATTAAAGTAATTGAGTGAATCTAGTAAATAAGGCACAGCTGAAGAGAAATCGCCTTCACGTTTTAAGAGCACCCCATAATAAAAATAAGCGGACATTTTAATATAGGCATCAGGGTGAAGGGAAGTGTGCAAAATCACTTCCTTTATATATTTCTTCGCAGTTTGATAGGCTTTTAGTTCAAGTGAGATCACGCCGTGAATGAGTGTACAGTGAATAATCCGCTTGAAATTGTTCTTTTGTCTATATAAATCCATCGCTTGATGTGTCGCTTCAAGTGCATCACCCAGCTGTCCCATGTTGCCAAGTGCTTTTGCATAGTGATAATACAAATCACTTTGTTCAACTGAGGGGTAGGAAAAGCAGCTTTCAAGCTTTTTCAATCCATCTTCAAGCTGACCAATTTTAATTTGATAAATACCTTCTAGATATTCAAAAATTTCTTTTTCCGTTTCAATAAAGGTTTTTTCGAATTTTTTGAGCACACGGTGTGTTTTTAAGGCAAGAGACTGTTTTTCGGTTAATAAATAAAATTGAAATAAGGACAAATGGTACTGAATGCCTAAATCTAGCGAAAAGAACTGCTCCTCGTGCTGAATAATCATTTCAGCATTTTGTTCAGCCTGATCGAGAGCATAGAAATACATATTCATTTGAAACTCATCCAAGAGTGATAGCAAATGTCGCGCCTTTTGCGACAGCGTTTCTTGGCTGATGCCCAGCCGTTCCAGCAACAGATTGATCGTATCTTGATTGGCCTCCTTTGAGCCATTTTCAATTTTACTTAAATGAGAGACAGAACAAATTCCTTCTGCCAATTCAGATTGGGTCATATTTTGTTTATAACGATAGAGCTTAATGATTTGTCCAATATTGATTTTCATTCCATCCAGAAGCCTCCTTTCCAATCATGGTTGAAAGCCTTTTGACAAAAAAACCGGATCAGACAAAATGGGAATACTTTAAAATCATTTCATCATCTTGGCTTTTTTCTCAAAATTTGTTTAAAACGTAATATGATTGTAACATTACTTGAAAAAGTCAAACAACTATTTAGCAGATGGGGAGGAGAGATACTTGATTTGCAACTGCACGCGATGATGTTTATAATGTGAATGAGAATCAATTTCAATTAAATTGATTGAAAGGATGACATTTATGCCAGAAACGAAACCACAAACAGAAGCGTTAACGGTTCGAGACGCTGTCAGATATAGACGATCGATTCGAAAATTCAAAGAAACACCAGTGACCATTGAGCAGCTTCAGACGCTATTAGAGGATGCAGTCTACGCACCGAACCATAAAATCACGGAGCCGTGGCGCTTTTTATATGCGGTGACGGATGAGGCCAAAGCAACTTTTGTTGATCGCTTCATAGCTTTCTTTCAACGTCACAACCCAGATGCAAAAGAAGAAAAGATCAATCAATACAGAGAATACTTTTCAAAGGTCCCAGCGCTTTTACTTGTCGTGCTAAAAGAAGACGAGAACCCTGTGGTGAGAAATGATGATTTTGCCGCCGTGAGCGCGCTCATTCAGAATCTCCAGCTGCTTGCATGGGATCAAGGGATCGGAATGGTATGGAAGAGCGGTCGTATTTTATACGACAAAGGCTTTCAACAAGACATGGGATTAAAGGAAAACGAGCGGTTTGCTGCGATCCTTCATATTGGTTATCCAGAAGAGGTGCCTGAGGAAAAACCGCGCCAGAAAGCGTCAAGTCTTCTTACTGAAATTAAATGAAATAAAAGCAGACCACTGAATAAGGTCTGCTTTTTTACTTATTGTTTTTTGGCGCGCTGATCGGCTGCTTTCATACGTGCCATTGCTTTTACGTCATTCGGATCTGCAAGTTCTTTGGAAAATTCAACATATTCACCATCCGTCTCTTGTGCCGCGAGCTCGTGGTTGGATTTTTTGTGTTGGTCTTTTTTCAAAGCCTTTCCCTCCTTTACAAGATCACTTTAGTTATGTGTTTGTTGGAGGGGAATATCCGTCTTATTTGTTTCTTTTTTCTGCTGCTCTTTCCGCTTTTTTGAATTCCTGCTGATACAGAACTTCCTGGGTTTTCTTCAGCTTTGAAGTTGGCTGGTGTTCTTTTTTCTTCATCCAAATCGCCCCCTCATCTCATTTCTAATAGGGTGGGTGGTTTTGACAAAATTTATTCCTCAGAATGCAAAATCGCTTCTTTTAGTTCAGGGTGCAAAAAGTCATAAGAAGAAAGTAGCGCCTTTTTTGGCAGAGC contains the following coding sequences:
- a CDS encoding nitroreductase, whose translation is MPETKPQTEALTVRDAVRYRRSIRKFKETPVTIEQLQTLLEDAVYAPNHKITEPWRFLYAVTDEAKATFVDRFIAFFQRHNPDAKEEKINQYREYFSKVPALLLVVLKEDENPVVRNDDFAAVSALIQNLQLLAWDQGIGMVWKSGRILYDKGFQQDMGLKENERFAAILHIGYPEEVPEEKPRQKASSLLTEIK
- a CDS encoding helix-turn-helix domain-containing protein, which translates into the protein MKINIGQIIKLYRYKQNMTQSELAEGICSVSHLSKIENGSKEANQDTINLLLERLGISQETLSQKARHLLSLLDEFQMNMYFYALDQAEQNAEMIIQHEEQFFSLDLGIQYHLSLFQFYLLTEKQSLALKTHRVLKKFEKTFIETEKEIFEYLEGIYQIKIGQLEDGLKKLESCFSYPSVEQSDLYYHYAKALGNMGQLGDALEATHQAMDLYRQKNNFKRIIHCTLIHGVISLELKAYQTAKKYIKEVILHTSLHPDAYIKMSAYFYYGVLLKREGDFSSAVPYLLDSLNYFNQQQIEDRYCETLYEIATLYAEYDRKKALPYIHELLKQPRIQPKCLYMIKIYKLMIEENPLDLKTYLVEAALPYFEHNALHSEYLFALRTLLTYAGAELDEQAYKFYTKKLLDHLTVYLPYYKKA
- a CDS encoding YfhD family protein, translating into MKKDQHKKSNHELAAQETDGEYVEFSKELADPNDVKAMARMKAADQRAKKQ
- a CDS encoding YfhE family protein, with protein sequence MKKKEHQPTSKLKKTQEVLYQQEFKKAERAAEKRNK
- a CDS encoding DUF393 domain-containing protein, encoding MKKIIYLDKEKKKLAESKKREQRSIKSLRLLVFYDGQSPSCAKAIDLLKSLDWKNRIHFESFRNSQLLRLNKISEEKAEKRIVSISLAKNQKNSGIYTWLRMACHIPALWGTVPFIVLSIWLGFGQHAYDFFAKRRYIHSVKRMNHHDTDQQKTI